Part of the Methanobacterium paludis genome is shown below.
CCATTACACCACAGCTTACGTTGCATTTATTCTCATGGCAGCAGTACTTTTAGTACCATTTTTAATGGGATTAATTAAGGAAAGAAAATTGGTATTTACCAACTTTGACCTCATTTTAATCTCCTTAGCATTCATAGCGGTATGGTACTTGCTCTTTGCAAAGGTTCAATTTACTGCAGGGGCACAGGTGGTCGGAGCAACAGCTGCAGCTGCAGCTACAGCAGGATCAAGTTCTGGACCTGCACAACCTTTAACCACCACAAGAGGAGCTTATGTTTTGGGAGTTTTAGGTATAGTGCTGAAATCGTTGCCCAACACAGTGAGTGTTGTTGTGCACGATATAATCTTTGCAACAATCATGGTGGGGCTTGGAACCGTAATATGGAAATATCGTTACTTTAAAGAGAAAATGGAAGTTGAATATCTCATGGGAGTAGCTGTATCAATGATATTACTGATTTTATTCGTGGCATTACCGTATATATCTATTGCATACGACGCTGCAAGGCTTTTCTTCCAGCTACTGATATTCATCGCCCCATTATTTGTTATTGGAGCAATAACTCTGGCTAAACTCATTAAAAAACCAAAATGGGATGTTATGATACTTTTGGTTTTACTCATAGCCCTATTCTCATGTGCCACATATATGCAGTACCATTTCCTGGGCATGCCTTATTCTTCAGAATATGATAGTAACGGGCTGGTACGTGATGAAACTTTTATCTACGGAAGTGAACTGACATCCGTGAGCTGGTTAAACTACAATAAAGTAACGGGTCTTAATGCTTATTCAGATGGAAGAGAATCTTCGAGATTTGCTCTGGTTTACGGTGCAGGAGATCAAAATTTCAAAAACTCCTTCATTGTACTGAACAGCTCTTTCTTTGCATGGAACAAAACTATAAATTCAGGATACATTTACATGGGGCATTTTAATGTAAATGATAATAAAACCCTGGAAATATATGATGACATATCTGTGCAAGATATTAATGGATATTCCAAATTATTCATGGGAAAATATCGTATATACGATAATGGGGGAAGTCAGATATGGATGTGATGATGAGGAGGAAGAAAACCAGTAACAAACAAAAAAATCCCCGCATACTGTTTGTTCATCACACAGCCATGTGGTATAGAAAGCCGTTCTTTAAAAGTTTAAGCCAACTTTGCAATGTTGAATTTGTTTTCAACAATGTGGAGCGTTATAACACCACCTACGACACAGATCTATCCCATGAAATTGAAGGGCTTGAAGATGTTAATTACAGTGTGAAAAGGAACTATCTTGGCATATCATTTGGTACGATAAAAAAAACCCTTGGAGATTATGATATTTTCGTTGGAGGAAGCTGGGATACTTTTGCAGATGTTGTAGAGACACTTTTTGAGTTTATAATTGTTAAGATCAGAAGAAAACCTTTCATACTTTGGAGGGAAGACTGGGACTGGAACGTGCAATCTTTCAAGAGGAAGATGGTCAAACGTTTAGCAAGATTTTTAGGGAAAAATGTTGATGCAATCCTTGTGCCGGGCTCTAAACACATGAAATTTTTTGTATCACTGGATGTTTCACCTGATAAAATATTTATAATGCCTAACGTTAGCAGCATTAAGATGAAACTTAATGACTATAAAAACAGAGATAATTTAAGGCAAGAATTTGAGTTAAAGGATAAAAAAGTTGTTCTCTACGTTGGCAGGTTAATAGATCTAAAGGGTGTTGGCTACCTAATTAAGGCCTTCCGTAAACTTGCAGATAAAAAGGATGATGCGGTTCTTTTCATTGTTGGAGAAGGAGACTGTAAAAAAGAGCTTGAAAAACTCGCATGGGATCTAAAAATTCAAGATAAAGTCCATTTCACAGGAAACATAAATAATGAACTCCTTGGAGGATACTATTTAATCGCCAATGTTTTTGTACTGCCCTCCATAACAACTTACTACGCAGATGCATGTCCCCTTGTTGTAAATGAAGCAATGTACTTCGGAAAACCTGTTATAACAAGTGATGCAGTTGGTACGACCTTCATGATAAAAAATGGTGAAAATGGATACGTCTTCCCAGAAAAAGACATTGATGCTCTTTACGAGGCCATGGAAAAAATATTGTCGGATCCAGTTTTGGAGGAGAAAATGGGTGAAAATTCCTCAAAACTCATAGAGAAAAGTTTCACCTATAAAAATATGGTTAATGGCTTTGAAAGGGCTCTGGAATATGTGGGTAAATAGTTTATTGGTTAATTTTAAATAGTTTAAGTTGGCTAATTGTGTGCTGCCACTATAAAAAACTCTTTTTATTTCCATATTTTAATCTTTCATATTACGTTAATTACTTTATATTCTATTTTTTATATTTCCTATTTTAATATTCTTAATAATGTCATGTTCCTTTAATTGTCCTTAAGATTTTTTTAATTAACAGCATCAGATTTATTTTCATGATCTGAGCAATGTACAAGGGAAGATGTGAGTAATAGAACTTTTGATGTGTTTTAAGAAATTTCAGGGAGGTGCTGATTTCAGAGAAGGTTCTCCTAATTAAATTCTTTTTCTTCCGAGAAACACTGGTTTTATGCCATATTTTTGAGTTTAAATTTGACACTACCTTATAGCCACACTCTCGGAGTTTTATGCACAGGTCGATATCTTCCATTCCAAAGAAAAGCTCTTTATTCAATAATTTTATTGGAATATCACGGGTTTTCATCATCAAAGCCGCCCCTGAAACCCAGTCACACTCCAAAATGCCTTTATACTTTTCTGCAGGATTTACATCAGATAAATCATAGTAACCCGGGAAATTGGATAGATCCACAACTCCTCCAATGTTGGATGCCATATCAGTTCTGCCGTTAGTATCATAATAATAAATTTTTGGACCAACAACGCCTATTTCAGCACTGCTTTCTGCTGTTTTGACCAGTTCTGTAAGGAAATTTTTGTCAACAACAGTGTCGTTGTTTAAAAGTAGGGTGTAATCTTGGTTTAATGATCTAAGGGCGTACCTTATACCAATGTTGTTTCCCTCAGCAAACCCGTAGTTTTTAGTATTTTTTATGAGTATCATGTTCTTATTTGGATGTAACTCTGTTTTAGGTAAAGCTGTTTTACAAGCCCCATTAAAGGCTTCAGATTCTTCTGTGCTGTATTCTGTGATTTTTATGGGTTTGTTTTTTGTTTGGTATGTGTAGAATTTTGATTGGGGTTTTAGGGTTCCTTGGCAGTATTCTTTTATTTTTTGGATGGAGTCATCTGTTGATGCGTTATCTACAAGTATTACTTGGTAGTTTGGGTAGTTTATTTGGTATAATGATTCCAGGCATTCAATTGTATCCTCCCAACCATTCCAATTCAGAATAATAACAGCAACCCTAGGCACATCATCACTAAAACTCATAAAATTCTCTCCCCAAAAAATTTTTTATCTACAAATTTTTATACAACATTCAATTTTAATTCAAATTTTATATTTTTTTATCTTATATTCTTGAATGAAATGGTCATAATAAACTTTTCAAACCCAACTGATAATTCAAATGGATCTATCTTTAAGATTTGAACAAACTGCAAATAATTTTTTTGTATGATTTAAGGATTAATTTAGTGTAATCCCACGTTTTCATAGTGTTACGCTTTAATAAACTTCCAAAAACGACAAACATTCCTTCTTTTATGAGAACGAAACTGTAAAAAACTTTTTCTTTTGATGTTCCGTATCTCAAAACATTTTCGGTGGTATTTTTTGTACTTAAAACAGTCATCCTATTTATCACATCTCTTTTTGTGATAGATTTACCTCTCTTATGATAAACTATTGACTCTGGAACAAATTTGGCTTTCCATCCGAATTTATGGGATCGCATTGATAATTCTGCATCTTCCCCAAGGGTTATGAAACTTTCATCAAGCAAACCCACTTCTTTAAGCATGTGACTTTTGTAGAGGGCTGCAGCAGCCATGGCACCAACAACATCTTTCTTGTGGTCGTACTGGTTTTTATCAATTTCTCCATGCCCCCTATCTACGATTCTTCCCCATTTAATGATATGACCCGTAGAATCTATTATCTCTGTATCATATGCATTTAACAGTTTTGAACCTGCAATTCCAATTTTTGGTTCCTTTTCTGACGCATTTATCAATTCAGTAATGAAATTCTTATCTGCCAATGTGTCGTTATTTAAAAGAAGAACGTAGTCAACTTGAATTTTTTCAAGTGCAAATTGCATCCCTATATTGTTTCCACCTGCAAATCCATGGTTATCAAAATTTTTTATTAATATTAAATTTTTATCTGGTTTAAAATTATGTGATTCGAAAATTTCAAGGTTTTTAACTTCCTTTTCTGTATATTCTGTGATTTTTATGGGTTTGTTTTTTGTTTGGTATGTGTAGAATTTTGATTGGGGTTTTAGGGTTCCTTGGCAGTACTTTCTTATCTCCTGGATGGAGTCATCTGTTGATGCGTTATCTATGAGTATTACTTGGTAGTTTGGGTAGTTTATTTGGTATAATGATTCCAGGCATTCAATTGTATCCTCCCAACCATTCCAATTCAGAATAATAACAGCAACCCTAGGCACATCATCACTAAAACTCATAAAATTCTCACCAACTTCATCAAACGATTAATAGCATTAATTTTAGTATGTAACATAATAAAATCTCAAAGGAAACAGTAGTCTTACTTTAAGAATATTTTTAGTTGAGTATATCCATTATATCCAGTACTTACAGATTACCTGCTCACATTACATTTAGATTAAAAATTCATTTAAAAACATTCCTGAAATCATTTATTGAATAGATCCACTAATTGTATCTATTTAAAGCATTTTCCAGATGTTTTTCCAATCTTTTACCCGCATGTTCAAGTGTCCAAAAACCTCTAACAAGTTTGATACCATTGTCACCCATTTCATCTCTTTTGGCATCGTTTGAGAGAAGTTCAGTGGTTGCTTGGGCAAATGTGGATTCATCTCTTTCTGTGAGCAGCCCTGTTTTATTATGGATAACACTTTCCCTTACTCCTCCCTCTTTTATACCAACAACAGGTGTACCGCATGCCATAGATTCCAGAGGAACCAGTCCAAATGGTTCAAGGTGAGGGGCATACAAAACAAGTTTTGCATGATTGTAAAGTTTCACCAATTCTGCATCTTCAATCATATCTTTTATTTCTAGTTCAACAGATCTTTTACAAGCGAGATCTTTAAGATAATTGATCCATTTTGTTTCTGATGAATTGGAAACTATAACTAATTTAGGCCTTATTTTTGGTTTAACAAGTGCTAGGGAATTAATTAAGAAATCATAACCTTTAGCGGGTTTGCATGTTCCAACAGACATTACAAAATTTTCTTTAGACTTAGTTTCAGATGTCTTGAGGGGTTTAAATAGTTCTGTATCCACTCCAAGGTATGAAACAAATGAATCAAGCCCGTAATTTCTCAGCAAAGATTCCCTTGAAAAATAAGAATTGGAAATGATATACTTTGAGAATGAAGCGTTGTAACTATCAATTTTGGTTTCAAGCATCACAGCATACTTAAATTTCAATCTTCCAACCAAACTCTTCAATCCCTTTTTTTTAGTTTCTGCTCTGTCCTCCACAACTTTCAGTATGGCATCGTGGTACCTTGAAGGTTGGGGACAATAATATACAGTAGGCTTTTTAATGTATCTCAAAAAAAATGGAGACAAGGTGTACATGTCCTGTTCACTGAAAACTACATCATAATCCTGATTGTTGATATGTTCAGCAATTCTCCGCTGTGTTTTTTCATCATCATTTGGAGAAGACTTGACTGATAGGAGATACCTGAAATTAGATAATTTGGAACCAAAAAAACTTTTTTTAATAGGAAATATAGTTACGGTAGATGCAACATTTTTAAGGGGTAAATACTCTTCATTTGCTGTTGAAGGCACAAAAACATCTACTGTATGTCCTTTCTTTGTAAGGTAATTAATGTATCCATATAATGCCCTTTTTGCCCCACCTGAGGGTAAATTATGGAATACTGCTATTTTCATGTGATCCTGCATTTTATTCCTCTTTAAACAATATTAAATCATTGAATTTATCTTCCAAATAAATACTTAATCATTTTTTTAAATATTAATTCGATTCAACCAAATCTGAATATATTTCTGAAGTTTTTTTCGCGACAGCTTTCCAACTGGTTTTTTCGTAGAACTCACTACATTTTGATTTTAGATAATCCTGTTTTGTTTTATTATTTAATAAATCCTTTATTTTTTCAACCAATTCCTCTTTATTATCCTGTTCAAATAGTTCTATGCATCCATATTCATCTTTTATTTCCTTAAAATATTCCAGATCAGATGCTATGGTTGGAATGTTGTAACTTAAAGCCATATGAAAAGAACCGGATGTAATTATCCATTTGTATGGAAAGAGGGCAATATCAGTTGAATTAAAAACTACTGGAAGATCTTCGTCTTTGATATAGTCAAGGAATATAACCCGATTTTCCAGACCAAGTTCAGATGATCTTTGCTTTAAAAAGTTGTAGTACTTTTTATGTTCAGCTATTCTTGCTTCACCAGCTACAAGAAGTACGACATCATCATCTAAAGAATTTAAAATATCAATAACAAGATCATGTCCTTTATTTTTATGAACAAAACCGAATATCGTTAAAACTTTTTTATTAGATAAACCTAAACTCATTTTTGCATCGTTTTTATCCAAAAAAACGCCTTCAGGAGTTCCATGGGGCATCAAAACAAATTTTTCACATGGAGTACCATTTTTTATCATAAAATCTGCCATTTTCTTGTTGTGAACTATTATTTTATCTGAAAGGTTGATGAATTTCAGTGTTAATTTATCCAAGAAAGAATCCAGAACAAATTCATGGACAGTTATAACGATTTTGTTTCTTTTCCAAAATTTCAATAGGAATATCATTAGGGGGATGTAATTAATGAAAGTAGGTAAATAAGGTACAAATCCAAAAAGTCCTGGCTGGTATTGTATATGTGTTATTTCAGATTTTTGGATTTCCTTAACTATTTTTAAAAAGGGCATAGGACTTTTTGAATTCTGCTGAGTAATAGGATGCACTTTAATTTCAATATCCTTGAAGTTTTTCATTTCCTCCACTAAAAAGTTGGAATAAGTTGCTATTCCACACTTTATGTGCCATGTTGTGATGAAGTTAACTGGTATCATTGTGTTCTTCCTGAAAGCAGATAATCCATTTAATTTTTCTATTTTATAAATAATAATTTTTAAAACTAATCTTGTTTCAATTTATAGGTACTCATAACCATATTTCCTAGATTATATTAAAGATATATCCAATATACATTATTAACTTGATGAGAAATATAGAATTAACTTCAATTGTTTAGATGTTATCAAGTTACAAAGCTTTCAATTCATCACTTTTAGAGGTATTAAATGATAAAAGTAATTTTCACAACTCACCAAACCGGTTTTAATATTTGTGGTGGCGCAGAAATTCAAATGATAAAAACCATGGAATCTCTCAACAAATTGTATAATGACCAGATAAAGGTCAATTTATTTGATCCGTGGCATGATAATATGGATGATTACGATGTGATACATATATTCAACCCAATGGCATTTCCATGTGAAGCTCTTAGAATTGCCCAATATTCCAAAGAAAAAGGTTTAAAAGTGATTATTTCATCAATTTACTATAGTTATTTACCAAAAGAAGAAAAATCTATATTAAAAAATATTTTTGACCATTTTATAAATATATTGTCCCGTTTTAAACTTTATATTTCCACTTTTAAATCCTTTGAATATCTTGACAGATATAAAGATGTTGAAAAGGCGTTTTTAGAGGCAGATAAAATACTTCCAAACACTGTTGTGGAACTTGGGGGCTTGTTGAACAAATTTTCCAAGGTTCCCAAAGATAAATATGAATTGGTACCTAATGCTGCAGATTCAAAATTTAAAAATGGAAATGCCAAAGTATTTAAAGACAAATATGGTATGGAAGACTTTATATTATTTGTAGGAAGGATTGAAACTCGAAAAAATGTTCTTGGATTGATAAATGCTTTTGTTGAAAGTGGCCTAAAAACTAAACTCATAATAATTGGTAAAATACATGAAAAAGATTATTATGAGCATTGCAAAGAAAATGCCAATGAAAATGTTATATTTATTCCTCCAATTAAAAACGATTCTGAATTACTAGCTTCTGCTTACAAAGCTGCTAAAGTTCTTGCACTGCCAAGTTTCTACGAAACACCAGGTTTGGCTGCATTAGAAGCTGGTTTATCAGGTTCAAATATTGTAATAACCGAATTTGGCGGTACTAAGGATTATTTTGAGGATTATGTTTGGTATGTGGATCCTGAAAATGAAGAAAGTATTAAAAATGCGTTAATTAATGCTTATAAAACTTCAAAAACAGATAAATTAAGTAAACATATTGAAAACAACTACACCTGGGAAAAAGTTGCAGAAAAGATGCTAAATATATACAAAAGTTAATTTATGGGTTGATTGTATGAAATTTGATGAATTCTCTGACGAGCCTTTATTATCAGTAATTATCTTGAATTATAAAAACGCCAAATTAACTGCAGAATGTGTGAAACATTTAGATAAATCAGTTAAAAAAGCCAAAATTAATGCACAGATCATTGTTGTAGACAACAGTGCCGATAAAACTTCTGAAGAACTTAAAAAGCTTTTACCTGATTATGTTGAAATTATTGAAAATGAAGAAAACTTGGGATTTTCGAAAGCTAATAATCAAGGATTGAAGATTAGTCAAGGTAAATATGTACTTCTATTAAATAACGATGCTTTTGTTAATGTAAATTGTTTAGAAAAAGGAATTAAATACTTAGAAAACATGGAATGTCCTGGAATTTGGGCACCAAGTTTGATTGGTGAAAATGGTGATTTACAAGGTTCAACAGCCCGATTTCCTTCTTTAAAAGATTTAATTGGTGAGTATTTTTTATTTAGACATTATAATGTTTATGAAGACTTTTTACAGTGGAAAGAACCTAAAGAAGTTGACATGGTTATAGGTGCATTCATGTTGATGGAAAAAAAATTAGTGGACAAAGTAGGGCTCTTAGATGAAAATTTCTTTTTCAATGCTGAAGATGTTGATTACTGTAAGAGGGTTCATGATTCAGGTTTTCCAGTTATTTATGATCCAAGAGTTAGTATAACACATATTGGAGGAGCTTCTCAAGAAGATAAATGGTTTAAAGATCCGTATTTACATAAAACCCGTATCATATACTCTTATAAACATTATAACTTTTTTGAGGCTTTTCTATCAGAAATAACAATTAAATTGGGCTTAATATTCCGAAAATTTTTATGGTGGCTACACAAATGTTAAAAAAAGTCAACAATAATATTTCTGTTGTAATACATACGTTCAATGAGGAAAAAAATATAAGAAATTGCCTTGAAACTGTTAAATGGGCAGATGAGATAATTTTAGTTGATATGTATAGTAAAGATAAGACTGTGGATATCGCAAAGGAGTACACTGATAAAATATACTTCTTTAAGAATGTGGGATACGCTGATCCTGCAAGACAGTTTTCTCTAGAAAAAACAACTAATAAATGGGTTTTGAGTGTTGATGCTGATGAAATTGTGCCTTTAAGCCTAAAAAAATGTTTAATAAAAATTAAAGATGATGATGCCGCAGATGTTGTTTATATACCCCACAAAAATTACTTTGCAGGAATTTTGATAAAGGGTTTAGGGTGGGGTCCACTACAAAGTTTACATCCTCGATTTTTCAAAAAAGAATTTTTCAGTTTCAGTGGCGAAATACATAATTTTTCTAAAATAAAAGAAGGTGCGAGGATACATAAAATAGAAAACCCCGAAGATGGATTTGTTCATTTTAGTTATAAGGACGTGGAACATTTCATTGAAAAATTAAACAGATATACAACTATTGAAGCTAAGAAACTCTTTGAAGCTGGTGAAGATATTAAATTGAGACATATGGCTATGAGGGTTTTAAGTGAGTTTAGATGGAGATATCTGAACCATAAAGGATATAAAGATGGTTTCATGGGATTTTCTATAAGCCTTTTAATGGGAATGTATCGTTTAGTTACTTATACTAAATTGAAACTGATGAGGATGTACAATTCTCCAAACACCCGGGGAAAAATAGAAGAAAAATATCAGAAAATAGCTGATGAAATTATAACAGAATATGAAGTTTAAATTCCATTTTTTTAAATAAGAATGGTGAGAATAGGATATGATGTCATTTAAATGGTAATTATTCTACTTTTTTTCTTTTGATTAATTGTCTGAAAATATCTTTATCTTCTTCTGAAAATCCTTTTAAAAGAATCATGGCCACAAAATAGATTACTGCACCTATTATTATTTCAACAAATAAGTTCAATTTGGTGAAATATATGAAAAGTCCCATGATAATGCTTGCTAAAATGGGTTTTGTCAAAACTTCATTATAACTGATTTTGCAGAATGATCTTGAAAGGGTGTAGAAACATAATATAAATATACTAAATTCTGTTATTAAAGTTACTACCGAAGCTCCGATGTAGCTGAACTTTGGAATCAACACAAGGTTCAAGGCTATATTTAAAACCATTGAAACAAAGGTTATTTTAAGAAGAAGGTTTTGTCTGTTCATTGCAGGGATCATTGAACCAAATACATAATTTAAAAATGTTATTGGAATGGTCCAG
Proteins encoded:
- a CDS encoding glycosyltransferase family 2 protein is translated as MKFDEFSDEPLLSVIILNYKNAKLTAECVKHLDKSVKKAKINAQIIVVDNSADKTSEELKKLLPDYVEIIENEENLGFSKANNQGLKISQGKYVLLLNNDAFVNVNCLEKGIKYLENMECPGIWAPSLIGENGDLQGSTARFPSLKDLIGEYFLFRHYNVYEDFLQWKEPKEVDMVIGAFMLMEKKLVDKVGLLDENFFFNAEDVDYCKRVHDSGFPVIYDPRVSITHIGGASQEDKWFKDPYLHKTRIIYSYKHYNFFEAFLSEITIKLGLIFRKFLWWLHKC
- a CDS encoding glycosyltransferase family 4 protein, encoding MQDHMKIAVFHNLPSGGAKRALYGYINYLTKKGHTVDVFVPSTANEEYLPLKNVASTVTIFPIKKSFFGSKLSNFRYLLSVKSSPNDDEKTQRRIAEHINNQDYDVVFSEQDMYTLSPFFLRYIKKPTVYYCPQPSRYHDAILKVVEDRAETKKKGLKSLVGRLKFKYAVMLETKIDSYNASFSKYIISNSYFSRESLLRNYGLDSFVSYLGVDTELFKPLKTSETKSKENFVMSVGTCKPAKGYDFLINSLALVKPKIRPKLVIVSNSSETKWINYLKDLACKRSVELEIKDMIEDAELVKLYNHAKLVLYAPHLEPFGLVPLESMACGTPVVGIKEGGVRESVIHNKTGLLTERDESTFAQATTELLSNDAKRDEMGDNGIKLVRGFWTLEHAGKRLEKHLENALNRYN
- a CDS encoding glycosyltransferase family 2 protein codes for the protein MLKKVNNNISVVIHTFNEEKNIRNCLETVKWADEIILVDMYSKDKTVDIAKEYTDKIYFFKNVGYADPARQFSLEKTTNKWVLSVDADEIVPLSLKKCLIKIKDDDAADVVYIPHKNYFAGILIKGLGWGPLQSLHPRFFKKEFFSFSGEIHNFSKIKEGARIHKIENPEDGFVHFSYKDVEHFIEKLNRYTTIEAKKLFEAGEDIKLRHMAMRVLSEFRWRYLNHKGYKDGFMGFSISLLMGMYRLVTYTKLKLMRMYNSPNTRGKIEEKYQKIADEIITEYEV
- a CDS encoding glycosyltransferase family 4 protein, coding for MDVMMRRKKTSNKQKNPRILFVHHTAMWYRKPFFKSLSQLCNVEFVFNNVERYNTTYDTDLSHEIEGLEDVNYSVKRNYLGISFGTIKKTLGDYDIFVGGSWDTFADVVETLFEFIIVKIRRKPFILWREDWDWNVQSFKRKMVKRLARFLGKNVDAILVPGSKHMKFFVSLDVSPDKIFIMPNVSSIKMKLNDYKNRDNLRQEFELKDKKVVLYVGRLIDLKGVGYLIKAFRKLADKKDDAVLFIVGEGDCKKELEKLAWDLKIQDKVHFTGNINNELLGGYYLIANVFVLPSITTYYADACPLVVNEAMYFGKPVITSDAVGTTFMIKNGENGYVFPEKDIDALYEAMEKILSDPVLEEKMGENSSKLIEKSFTYKNMVNGFERALEYVGK
- a CDS encoding glycosyltransferase family 2 protein; its protein translation is MSFSDDVPRVAVIILNWNGWEDTIECLESLYQINYPNYQVILVDNASTDDSIQKIKEYCQGTLKPQSKFYTYQTKNKPIKITEYSTEESEAFNGACKTALPKTELHPNKNMILIKNTKNYGFAEGNNIGIRYALRSLNQDYTLLLNNDTVVDKNFLTELVKTAESSAEIGVVGPKIYYYDTNGRTDMASNIGGVVDLSNFPGYYDLSDVNPAEKYKGILECDWVSGAALMMKTRDIPIKLLNKELFFGMEDIDLCIKLRECGYKVVSNLNSKIWHKTSVSRKKKNLIRRTFSEISTSLKFLKTHQKFYYSHLPLYIAQIMKINLMLLIKKILRTIKGT
- a CDS encoding glycosyltransferase, with the protein product MKNFKDIEIKVHPITQQNSKSPMPFLKIVKEIQKSEITHIQYQPGLFGFVPYLPTFINYIPLMIFLLKFWKRNKIVITVHEFVLDSFLDKLTLKFINLSDKIIVHNKKMADFMIKNGTPCEKFVLMPHGTPEGVFLDKNDAKMSLGLSNKKVLTIFGFVHKNKGHDLVIDILNSLDDDVVLLVAGEARIAEHKKYYNFLKQRSSELGLENRVIFLDYIKDEDLPVVFNSTDIALFPYKWIITSGSFHMALSYNIPTIASDLEYFKEIKDEYGCIELFEQDNKEELVEKIKDLLNNKTKQDYLKSKCSEFYEKTSWKAVAKKTSEIYSDLVESN
- a CDS encoding glycosyltransferase family 2 protein, coding for MSFSDDVPRVAVIILNWNGWEDTIECLESLYQINYPNYQVILIDNASTDDSIQEIRKYCQGTLKPQSKFYTYQTKNKPIKITEYTEKEVKNLEIFESHNFKPDKNLILIKNFDNHGFAGGNNIGMQFALEKIQVDYVLLLNNDTLADKNFITELINASEKEPKIGIAGSKLLNAYDTEIIDSTGHIIKWGRIVDRGHGEIDKNQYDHKKDVVGAMAAAALYKSHMLKEVGLLDESFITLGEDAELSMRSHKFGWKAKFVPESIVYHKRGKSITKRDVINRMTVLSTKNTTENVLRYGTSKEKVFYSFVLIKEGMFVVFGSLLKRNTMKTWDYTKLILKSYKKIICSLFKS
- a CDS encoding glycosyltransferase; the encoded protein is MIKVIFTTHQTGFNICGGAEIQMIKTMESLNKLYNDQIKVNLFDPWHDNMDDYDVIHIFNPMAFPCEALRIAQYSKEKGLKVIISSIYYSYLPKEEKSILKNIFDHFINILSRFKLYISTFKSFEYLDRYKDVEKAFLEADKILPNTVVELGGLLNKFSKVPKDKYELVPNAADSKFKNGNAKVFKDKYGMEDFILFVGRIETRKNVLGLINAFVESGLKTKLIIIGKIHEKDYYEHCKENANENVIFIPPIKNDSELLASAYKAAKVLALPSFYETPGLAALEAGLSGSNIVITEFGGTKDYFEDYVWYVDPENEESIKNALINAYKTSKTDKLSKHIENNYTWEKVAEKMLNIYKS